From Loxodonta africana isolate mLoxAfr1 chromosome 2, mLoxAfr1.hap2, whole genome shotgun sequence, the proteins below share one genomic window:
- the LOC100657412 gene encoding olfactory receptor 2M3-like, with the protein MKSFIFPLYNPGHCSHAVFSTVNLFMMAWENQTFKSDFILLGIFNHSPAHTFLFSLVLGIFTVACLGNTTIVFLIYLDSHLHTPMYFLLCQLSLIDLMVICTTVPKMALNYLSGTKSISVAGCGTQIFFYVSLLGAECFLLAVMAYDRYVAICHPLRYPILMSQEICSLMAASSWILGSFDGIIEAAVALSFSYCGARKIPHFFCDVPALLTLSCTDTSAFERIIFICCVIMLLFPIAVIIASYTRVLLAVISMESGEGRRKAFTTCSSHLMVVGMYYGAAMFIYMRPTSDRSRTPDKMVSAFYTILTPMLNPLIYSLRNKEVTRAFMKVLQKGKSGQ; encoded by the coding sequence ATGAAGTCCTTTATATTTCCATTATACAATCCTGGCCATTGTTCACATGCTGTATTCTCCACAGTGAATTTATTCATGATGGCATGGGAGAATCAGACCTTCAAGTCTGACTTCATCCTTCTGGGAATCTTCAATCACAGCCCCGCTCACACCTTCCTCTTCTCTCTGGTCTTGGGCATCTTCACAGTGGCCTGCCTGGGAAATACCACCATAGTTTTCCTGATCTATCTGGACTCCcatctccacacccccatgtacttcctcctctgCCAACTCTCTCTCATAGACCTCATGGTTATCTGCACCACGGTACCTAAGATGGCCCTCAACTACTTGTCTGGCACGAAATCCATCTCTGTGGCAGGTTGTGGAACCCAGATATTTTTCTATGTGTCCCTGCTTGGGGCTGAATGTTTCCTGTTGGCtgtcatggcctatgaccgctatgttgcCATTTGCCATCCATTAAGATACCCAATTCTCATGAGCCAGGAAATCTGTAGCCTCATGGCTGCCTCTTCCTGGATTCTTGGCTCTTTTGATGGTATAATTGAAGCTGCAGTTGCCTTGTCCTTCTCATATTGTGGTGCCCGGAAAATACCCCACTTCTTCTGTGATGTTCCTGCCCTTCTCACTCTTTCATGCACTGACACCTCAGCATTTGAAAGGATCATATTTATCTGCTGTGTAATCATGCTTCTCTTTCCCATAGCAGTCATCATTGCTTCCTATACTCGTGTCCTTCTGGCTGTGATTAGCATGGAATCTGGTGAGGGTCGCCGCAAGGCTTTCACTACATGTTCCTCCCACCTCATGGTGGTGGGGATGTACTATGGAGCAGCCATGTTCATATACATGCGGCCCACTTCTGATCGTTCCCGAACTCCGGACAAGATGGTATCAGCCTTCTATACCATTCTCACTCCTATGTTGAACCCCCTCATCTATAGCCTCCGCAACAAAGAAGTGACCAGAGCATTCATGAAGGTATTACAGAAGGGCAAGTCTGGACAGTAA